A part of Rhodamnia argentea isolate NSW1041297 chromosome 8, ASM2092103v1, whole genome shotgun sequence genomic DNA contains:
- the LOC115738069 gene encoding uncharacterized protein LOC115738069, translating into MDWFSWLSKTGLDPSLVYEYGLVFVNNELEEEDISYFDHEFLQSMGISIAKHRLEILKLARKKRGSSSRFSPRSISRLLVAVKRTKRYLTKYVRTWVHQEKSALVEVPRPTYSTKWRGAMLKRNRKLTLANTNSEPPRLLLTNGSASIDYPVVYALSKEDKADVDDDGYWSNGVEEIRWDTMFQDLKPT; encoded by the coding sequence ATGGACTGGTTCTCTTGGCTATCCAAAACTGGCCTTGACCCTTCTCTTGTCTATGAGTATGGCCTTGTTTTTGTCAACAATGagctggaagaagaagacataaGCTACTTCGATCATGAGTTCCTACAGAGCATGGGGATCTCCATCGCCAAGCACAGGCTAGAAATCCTCAAGCTTGCAAGGAAGAAGCGAGGGTCGTCGTCGAGATTCTCACCGCGCTCCATCTCGAGGCTCCTAGTAGCGGTCAAGAGGACCAAGAGGTATCTAACCAAGTATGTCCGGACATGGGTTCATCAGGAGAAATCAGCACTTGTTGAGGTTCCAAGGCCAACTTACAGTACTAAATGGAGAGGTGCAATGTTGAAGAGAAACAGGAAGCTGACCTTGGCCAATACGAATAGTGAGCCGCCAAGGCTGCTTCTAACAAATGGAAGTGCATCAATTGATTATCCAGTGGTCTATGCATTGAGCAAAGAAGACAAAGCGGATGTGGATGATGATGGGTATTGGTCAAATGGTGTTGAGGAGATCAGGTGGGATACAATGTTCCAAGATCTGAAACCAACATGA